The following are from one region of the Panulirus ornatus isolate Po-2019 unplaced genomic scaffold, ASM3632096v1 CTG_3964_pilon, whole genome shotgun sequence genome:
- the LOC139748466 gene encoding ribose-5-phosphate isomerase-like, producing the protein DSETFTSFQARQLIINHDLELSDLEITPQLDVAIDGADEVDAKLVLIKGGGGCHLQEKIVAAAAKLFVVVADYWKDSKVLGEQWTKGIPIEVVPMAYRTVQLKIEMELGGKAVFRQVYCISVLGWNVYTHG; encoded by the coding sequence ggatagcgaGACATTCACTTCTTTCCAAGCACGACAGTTGATAATCAATCATGACTTAGAACTATCTGATCTGGAAATCACACCACAGTTGGATGTAGCAATTGATGGTGCAGATGAAGTGGATGCAAAACTAGTACTTATCAAGGGTGGTGGAGGATGCCATCTTCAAGAAAAAATAGTTGCAGCTGCAGCTAAGCTTTTTGTGGTTGTTGCTGATTACTGGAAGGACTCGAAAGTACTTGGAGAGCAGTGGACCAAGGGAATTCCAATTGAGGTTGTCCCAATGGCCTATCGCACTGTTCAACTGAAAATTGAGATGGAACTTGGAGGCAAAGCTGTTTTCCGGCAGGTGTATTGCATCTCTGTTTTGGGTTGGAATGTGTATACCCATGGTTGA